From Deinococcus aquaticus, one genomic window encodes:
- a CDS encoding amidase yields the protein MRSDASDPQRAWAFRPASPLPGVPGGPLSGLRFSVKDLFGVPGWPLRASTRAPVPDPGQSVLVRRLLELGASAAGKTHLHEIALGITGANGFGGTAHPTRLECVPGGSSSGAAVSVALAQVNFALGTDTGGSIRVPAAWCGVRGFKPTKGHADWSEAGVLPLSRTCDHTGPLAADLRTIIRVHEALTGQPVPPQDWAGRRVGLWLPDGWVTPDVHAAVLGVAGTLTRLGATVTPVDFPEVLDAYSPIVLSEAAAVHQDALTLDDPGFLPFTLAALRQGAALSADEVEAAFARRAAYRRQLDALLDTFDVLLAPAVPTPPPLTGQDEVDLPGGPLPLRRAVLRLTAPFSLLGAPTAALPTAHHAGGQPFVGVQLVGRHGQDDTLLALAHALDTAPATGTEPA from the coding sequence ATCAGATCAGACGCCAGTGACCCGCAGCGGGCCTGGGCGTTCCGGCCCGCGTCTCCCCTGCCCGGCGTGCCCGGCGGGCCACTGTCGGGCCTACGCTTCAGCGTGAAGGACCTGTTCGGGGTGCCCGGCTGGCCGCTGCGCGCCAGTACGCGTGCGCCCGTCCCGGACCCCGGCCAGAGCGTGCTGGTGCGCCGACTGCTGGAGCTGGGGGCCAGCGCGGCCGGGAAGACGCACCTGCACGAGATCGCGCTGGGCATCACGGGCGCCAACGGCTTCGGCGGAACCGCGCACCCCACCCGGCTGGAGTGCGTGCCGGGCGGCAGCAGCAGCGGCGCAGCCGTCAGCGTGGCGCTGGCGCAGGTGAACTTCGCGCTGGGCACCGATACTGGCGGCAGCATCCGCGTGCCCGCCGCGTGGTGCGGCGTGCGGGGCTTCAAACCCACCAAGGGACACGCCGACTGGAGCGAGGCGGGCGTGCTGCCCCTGTCACGCACCTGCGATCACACCGGGCCGCTGGCCGCCGACCTGCGCACCATCATCCGCGTTCATGAAGCCCTGACCGGCCAGCCCGTCCCCCCGCAGGACTGGGCAGGCCGGCGCGTGGGCCTGTGGCTCCCGGACGGCTGGGTGACGCCGGACGTACACGCCGCCGTGCTGGGCGTGGCGGGCACCCTGACGCGCTTGGGAGCGACCGTGACACCCGTGGACTTCCCGGAAGTGCTGGACGCGTACTCGCCCATCGTGCTGAGTGAGGCGGCCGCCGTTCACCAGGACGCCCTGACACTGGACGATCCGGGCTTCCTGCCGTTCACGCTGGCGGCCCTGCGCCAGGGCGCGGCCCTGAGTGCCGACGAGGTGGAGGCGGCCTTCGCGCGCCGCGCCGCGTACCGCCGGCAACTGGACGCCCTGCTGGACACCTTCGACGTGCTGCTGGCCCCCGCCGTGCCCACCCCGCCCCCGCTGACCGGACAGGACGAGGTGGACCTGCCGGGCGGCCCGCTCCCGCTGCGCCGCGCCGTGCTGCGCCTGACCGCGCCGTTCAGCCTGCTGGGCGCCCCGACCGCCGCGCTGCCCACCGCGCACCACGCAGGCGGGCAGCCGTTCGTGGGCGTGCAGCTCGTCGGGCGGCACGGGCAGGACGACACGCTGCTGGCCCTGGCCCACGCGCTGGACACCGCCCCCGCCACGGGCACGGAGCCTGCGTGA
- a CDS encoding LEA type 2 family protein, with amino-acid sequence MRLLPAAALSTAALSLSACAPLQQLVQVPQVQVQNVYLTSLTLPGGFGSVPVANLTMNLQVTNPNPVPLRMANIAGTLIIDGAAVGDVSFPNVDIAARGVSTQRADLSIPVTLNTAASFLKVARGQLVTYRVDGGFTANFGPLGLQNFGPFTLSQGQWKQSPILPF; translated from the coding sequence ATGCGCCTGCTTCCCGCCGCTGCCCTGAGTACCGCCGCCCTGTCCCTGAGCGCCTGCGCGCCCCTGCAACAGCTTGTGCAGGTCCCGCAGGTGCAGGTGCAGAACGTCTACCTGACCAGCCTGACCCTGCCCGGCGGGTTCGGTAGCGTGCCCGTGGCGAACCTGACCATGAACCTTCAGGTGACCAACCCCAACCCGGTGCCGCTGCGCATGGCGAACATCGCCGGGACGCTGATCATCGACGGAGCCGCCGTGGGCGACGTATCGTTCCCGAACGTCGATATCGCGGCGCGGGGCGTGAGCACGCAGCGGGCAGACCTCTCCATTCCGGTCACGCTGAACACGGCCGCGTCGTTCCTGAAGGTGGCGCGCGGCCAGCTGGTCACGTACCGCGTGGACGGTGGGTTCACGGCGAACTTCGGGCCGCTGGGCCTGCAGAACTTCGGGCCGTTCACGCTGTCGCAGGGGCAGTGGAAGCAGTCACCCATCCTGCCGTTCTGA